A portion of the Kazachstania africana CBS 2517 chromosome 2, complete genome genome contains these proteins:
- the ARX1 gene encoding putative hydrolase (similar to Saccharomyces cerevisiae ARX1 (YDR101C); ancestral locus Anc_8.245), which translates to MELAVSHEDSQILLKDKNVLQESVLDKYRTAGQIVQTALKYITGLINDAYHYKTIERPLTISELCLLADSFMVTRLDQYYKNKVNERGIAIPTTIDVDQISSGWAPEIDDDVNIKNWNKGTTSQADPFGSVVTGFFKEGDIVKISLGVHIDGYTSQASHTMVIYPVDASTSAAPKPAGPLLGGKADAIAATHIATESVNALLSCALTPEKLPPSLGTKVNGQLIRLVVDTIVRSYNCAVVPGSRVRRIRRFLAGQNEGIVAEKEYKGVIWTESHQEAHLLSNTDARDLSVVKGSNNNVLSAVPTDDFTVEAGEAYLVDLKVCPLDQFNKKGLVTLQTIDSYTGKSHKETELVARSGMYIRDYAQSHQLKLKTSRQLLTKIDRQGVYPFKLAHLAQSFPVKSEEGFDEQIQSIKKDLKSFRLGMSEISNNYLCVESPIQVAKWVPWDHIIKATNPNGNLSYDATAALTLPGHEVPLPKLGVSALRLKSLMKSSKETVEVPVIHECNTVVLCGTEVSLSDRPELLKVTGGSKTCQPSWVHSKHELNQQDSVVQGVFKLAALAKDKRFGLLMRETQPMKQSAQ; encoded by the coding sequence ATGGAATTAGCTGTTTCTCACGAAGATTCTCAAATCTTACTAAAGGACAAGAATGTTCTACAAGAAAGTGTTTTGGATAAATATAGAACTGCTGGTCAAATTGTCCAAACTgcattgaaatatattaCCGGCTTGATTAATGATGCTTACCATTATAAAACCATCGAACGTCCATTAACTATTTCAGAATTATGTCTTCTTGCAGACTCCTTCATGGTCACTCGTTTAGATcaatattacaaaaataaagtaaATGAAAGAGGTATTGCCATTCCAACTACTATTGATGTCGATCAAATTTCCAGCGGTTGGGCTCcagaaattgatgatgatgtcAACATCAAGAACTGGAACAAGGGCACTACATCGCAAGCTGATCCATTCGGTTCAGTTGTTACCggttttttcaaagaaggTGATATTGTCAAAATTTCCCTCGGTGTTCACATCGATGGTTACACTTCTCAAGCTTCTCACACCATGGTTATCTACCCTGTAGACGCCTCAACTTCAGCAGCCCCAAAGCCAGCTGGTCCTTTGTTAGGCGGTAAAGCTGATGCCATTGCAGCAACTCACATTGCCACGGAATCTGTAAATGCTTTATTAAGTTGTGCTCTAACTCCAGAAAAGTTACCACCATCACTTGGTACAAAGGTCAACGGGCAATTAATTAGGTTAGTTGTTGATACTATTGTGAGATCATATAACTGTGCTGTTGTTCCAGGTTCTCGTGTACGTagaattagaagatttttAGCAGGTCAAAATGAAGGCATTGTTGCTGAAAAGGAATATAAAGGTGTCATCTGGACTGAATCTCACCAAGAAGCGCACTTACTATCTAATACTGATGCAAGAGATTTGAGTGTCGTCAAAGGAAGCAACAACAATGTACTATCCGCCGTCCCAACAGATGATTTCACTGTAGAAGCTGGTGAAGCCTATCTTGttgatttgaaagtatGTCCATTGGATCAATTCAATAAGAAAGGGTTAGTTACATTACAAACTATCGATTCATACACTGGTAAATCCCATAAAGAAACTGAATTAGTAGCTAGATCAGGTATGTACATAAGAGATTATGCACAATCCcatcaattgaaattgaagacaTCCAGACAATTATTAACCAAGATAGATAGACAAGGTGTTTATCCATTTAAGTTAGCTCATTTAGCTCAAAGTTTCCCTGTAAAATCAGAAGAAGGTTTTGATGAACAAATACAATcaataaagaaagatttaaaatcatttaGACTTGGTATGAGTGAAATATCAAACAATTATCTATGTGTAGAAAGTCCTATACAGGTTGCTAAATGGGTTCCATGGGATCATATTATAAAGGCAACAAATCCAAATGGTAATTTAAGTTACGATGCTACTGCTGCATTAACATTACCAGGTCATGAAGTTCCATTACCAAAACTTGGTGTTTCAGCTTTAAGATTGAAATCGTTGATGAAGTCATCCAAAGAAACAGTTGAAGTTCCTGTTATTCATGAATGTAATACCGTTGTACTATGTGGTACTGAAGTCAGTTTAAGTGATAGGCCAGAATTATTAAAAGTCACTGGTGGTTCAAAGACTTGTCAACCAAGTTGGGTTCACTCTAAACATGAACTTAATCAACAAGACTCTGTTGTTCAAGGTGTATTTAAATTAGCGGCACTGGCTAAGGATAAGAGATTTGGTTTATTAATGAGAGAAACCCAACCAATGAAACAATCAGCTCAATAG
- the BMH2 gene encoding 14-3-3 family protein BMH2 (similar to Saccharomyces cerevisiae BMH2 (YDR099W) and BMH1 (YER177W); ancestral locus Anc_8.243), producing MSQSREDCVYLAKLAEQAERYEEMVENMKKVASSGQELSVEERNLLSVAYKNVIGARRASWRIVSSIEQKEETKEKSEHQVELIRNYRSKVESELTSISDDILSVLDSHLIPSATTGESKVFYYKMKGDYHRYLAEFSNGDVRDKATEASLEAYKTASEIATTELPPTHPIRLGLALNFSVFYYEIQNSPDKACHLAKQAFDDAIAELDTLSEESYKDSTLIMQLLRDNLTLWTSDMSEGTQEEQQQQSGDAEPPK from the coding sequence ATGTCCCAAAGCCGTGAAGATTGCGTATACTTGGCTAAATTAGCTGAACAAGCCGAACGTTACGAAGAAATGGTTGAAAATATGAAGAAAGTCGCTTCTTCAGGTCAAGAATTAtctgttgaagaaagaaacttACTTTCAGTCGCATACAAGAACGTAATCGGTGCAAGACGTGCTTCTTGGAGAATTGTTTCATCCattgaacaaaaagaagagacaaaagaaaaatcagaACATCAAGTTGAATTAATCAGAAATTACCGTTCGAAAGTCGAATCTGAATTAACTAGTATTTCTGATGATATCTTATCTGTCCTTGACTCCCATTTAATTCCTTCCGCAACTACCGGTGAATCTAAAGTCTTCTATTACAAGATGAAGGGTGACTATCACAGATATCTTGCGGAATTCTCAAATGGTGATGTTAGAGACAAAGCTACTGAAGCTTCTTTAGAAGCTTATAAGACTGCTTCTGAAATTGCCACTACTGAATTACCACCAACTCATCCAATCAGATTGGGTTTAGCTTTGAACTTTTCTGTCTTCTACtatgaaattcaaaactCACCAGATAAGGCTTGTCACTTAGCTAAACAAGCTTTCGATGATGCTATTGCTGAATTAGATACTTTATCTGAAGAATCATACAAAGATAGTACTTTAATCATGCAATTATTGAGAGATAACTTGACCTTATGGACTTCTGATATGTCTGAAGGCACTCAAGAAgaacagcaacaacaatcCGGTGATGCTGAACCACCAAAATAA
- the TVP15 gene encoding Tvp15p (similar to Saccharomyces cerevisiae TVP15 (YDR100W); ancestral locus Anc_8.244) has product MSSIPPEAFKFVHISIGSLAILASLSQFLLIFTNFNAFLLGLYSLALSIPVVYLEFKIPPNIYNYASFYFSFLGRGCLNILIALILYHQGFFRILTTILLIFNGIAYIIFHFLPFINEPENFKLANPSLSLNDNEFDDDDEVV; this is encoded by the coding sequence ATGTCTAGCATACCACCAGAAGCCTTTAAGTTTGTTCACATCTCAATTGGGTCTCTAGCAATACTCGCTTCCctttctcaatttttgcTAATTTTCACCAACTTCAATGCATTCCTATTAGGGTTATACTCTTTAGCTTTATCAATCCCCGTCGTGTATTTAGAGTTCAAGATTCCACCAAATATTTACAACTATGCTTCCTTTTATTTCAGTTTTCTAGGTAGAGGGTGcttgaatattttaatcGCTTTGATCCTATACCATCAAGGCTTTTTCAGAATCTTAACTACGATCTTATTAATCTTTAACGGTATCGCTTACattattttccatttccTACCCTTCATTAATGAACCTGAAAACTTCAAACTGGCAAACCCATCATTGAGTTTGAACGACAATGAATTcgatgacgatgatgaagtGGTATAG
- the KAFR0B05290 gene encoding uncharacterized protein (similar to Saccharomyces cerevisiae ARG80 (YMR042W); ancestral locus Anc_2.607) produces the protein MHIRSGATISDMRNHSDFVAGDLEEENTKEPRRPPRGPSMNTTSNSNNNNVNKDSLVEGTNNETSIPSPEDSVEEEEEDYDLKRARRKNPIKYIENKTRRQVTFAKRRHGLMKKAYELSVMTGANILLLIVSNTGLVYTFTTPKLEPVVINEEGKNLIRACLNAEDN, from the coding sequence ATGCATATACGGTCAGGCGCAACCATTTCAGATATGAGAAATCACAGTGACTTTGTTGCTGGTGActtggaagaagaaaatactaAAGAGCCAAGGCGGCCTCCCCGGGGGCCATCAATGAACACCACtagtaatagtaataacaaCAATGTAAATAAAGATAGTCTCGTTGAAGGTACTAATAACGAAACGAGTATTCCATCTCCGGAGGATAGTGTcgaagaggaagaagaggattatgatttgaaaagagctagaagaaaaaatccTATTAAATATATCGAGAATAAGACGAGAAGACAGGTTACATTCGCCAAACGAAGGCATGgattaatgaaaaaagcGTATGAGTTATCGGTAATGACCGGTGCAAATATTTTGCTATTGATTGTATCTAACACTGGTTTGGTCTACACTTTTACCACACCCAAGTTAGAACCAGTTGTTAtaaatgaagaaggtaAGAATCTGATAAGAGCCTGCTTGAATGCAGAAGATAATTAG